One window from the genome of Candidatus Aegiribacteria sp. encodes:
- a CDS encoding T9SS type A sorting domain-containing protein yields MKNMTQQRMGALLKASILVLFFIPQAKLLAQPSTIWTETFGGSGNEYGHSFDKTSDDGYIIAGLTCSYGAGEEDVWLIKTDVSGNIQWDATFGGSDSDYGYSVQQTDDDGYIITGFTESFSHGDSDRDVWLIKTDASGILEWDKPLGGYNHDEGRSVQQTSDGGYIIVGFTSSFIADGMDVWLIKTDASGNYQWTCFCGGSASDAGLSVQQTFDGGYIVAGYTNSYGAGSADLWLIKTDAWGNIQWDNTFGGYDWDQARSVQQTSDGGYVMTGHTDSYCSGGTDVWLIKTDASGNMEWDRTFAGPYTDKGYSVEETFEGGYIIAGYTTSFGAGGADVWLIKTDPSGDMQWDITYGGSNWDQGHSVQQTSDGGYAIAGYTRSYGAGSADVWLIKTAPEVGIESDEPDLCTSVECYPNPSTGLVTIDYRTQTGGRAVLSVYDLAGRRVASLVEGLCTPGQHTVLWNPVDVCSGVYLLKLETTESQATTRLLLYR; encoded by the coding sequence ATGAAAAACATGACGCAACAAAGGATGGGGGCTCTTCTCAAAGCATCTATCCTCGTCCTGTTCTTCATCCCGCAGGCAAAACTCCTTGCTCAGCCGAGCACCATATGGACTGAGACCTTTGGCGGCTCGGGTAATGAATATGGCCATTCCTTTGATAAGACATCAGACGATGGATATATCATTGCCGGACTAACATGCTCTTATGGAGCTGGCGAAGAAGATGTCTGGCTTATCAAGACCGATGTCTCAGGTAACATTCAATGGGATGCGACCTTTGGGGGATCCGACTCCGATTACGGTTATTCCGTTCAGCAGACCGACGACGACGGCTACATCATCACGGGATTCACAGAGTCATTTTCGCATGGTGACAGTGACAGGGATGTCTGGCTGATCAAGACCGATGCTTCAGGAATCCTGGAGTGGGACAAGCCATTAGGCGGTTACAACCATGATGAAGGCCGCTCTGTTCAGCAGACCTCTGATGGCGGTTATATCATAGTGGGATTCACCTCGTCTTTTATTGCAGACGGCATGGATGTCTGGCTGATCAAGACCGATGCTTCCGGGAATTATCAATGGACATGTTTCTGTGGCGGTTCAGCTTCAGATGCAGGCCTATCCGTTCAACAGACCTTTGATGGTGGCTATATTGTGGCTGGGTACACCAACTCATACGGCGCAGGTTCTGCTGATCTCTGGCTGATCAAGACCGATGCCTGGGGGAATATTCAGTGGGATAATACATTTGGCGGGTACGACTGGGATCAGGCTCGTTCTGTACAACAGACCTCTGATGGCGGATATGTCATGACTGGACATACTGACTCTTATTGCTCTGGTGGTACAGATGTCTGGCTTATCAAGACCGATGCTTCAGGGAATATGGAATGGGACAGGACCTTTGCCGGGCCCTACACCGATAAAGGCTATTCGGTGGAGGAAACCTTTGAAGGCGGCTACATCATTGCGGGATACACTACATCATTTGGTGCTGGTGGTGCTGATGTCTGGCTTATCAAGACCGATCCTTCAGGGGATATGCAATGGGATATAACCTATGGCGGCTCCAACTGGGATCAGGGGCATTCCGTTCAGCAGACCTCAGACGGCGGATATGCAATCGCAGGATACACCAGGTCTTACGGCGCCGGCTCTGCTGATGTATGGCTGATCAAAACAGCTCCAGAGGTTGGAATCGAATCAGATGAACCTGATCTCTGTACATCAGTAGAATGCTATCCAAATCCATCCACAGGGCTGGTAACGATTGACTATCGCACGCAAACGGGAGGACGCGCAGTTCTGTCTGTCTATGATCTTGCAGGTCGAAGGGTAGCTTCACTCGTAGAAGGCTTGTGTACACCAGGGCAGCACACTGTCCTATGGAATCCGGTGGATGTCTGTTCCGGTGTCTACTTGCTGAAGCTCGAAACTACTGAATCTCAGGCCACGACCAGACTTCTGCTCTACCGTTAG